A single genomic interval of Adhaeribacter pallidiroseus harbors:
- a CDS encoding FG-GAP repeat domain-containing protein: MRFFCLWCLIAWLSICCTPKKKTVTSVVNVTDLAKVLPDSTETAALDGNNLAHVYCSACHQFPEPALLPKVTWEKSVLPVMGLRLGIGSDLSMYTRLAPQEIMALLKAEIYPSKPLIAKKDWIKIKAYYQNQAPEKLAPPKLLSLDSLTLFQVSALPINKGRNALTSLLKYEPKTKELLVGDRRNKLFRINAQLQPTDSLQLDTPPVAAISTINKEHYQILTVGSLTPSDAPYGRLYSWNTKDKTAASAQPQLTDLQRPVQLVSSDLNQDNRPDLVVCQYGNQIGKLSWYEENKDGTYREHILKKVPGSRQVIIQDINHDNLPDVIALFAQATESVIVFYNKGEGRFEEETLLQMPPVYGSSYFTLTDFNKDSAPDILLANGDNGDYSSLLKPYHGIRVYLNNKKNSFQETVFLPLPGATQAVARDFDQDGDVDIAAIAYFADFEKQPAAGFVYYENQGNNTFHSKTFPESTQGRWLTMSTGDLDQDGDEDIMLGSFIFATTPVPTTLQEKWIKNGPSVLVLKNKLQPKVE, encoded by the coding sequence ATGCGATTTTTCTGCTTGTGGTGCTTAATAGCTTGGTTAAGCATTTGTTGTACACCCAAAAAAAAAACGGTTACATCGGTAGTAAATGTAACAGACTTAGCGAAAGTTTTGCCTGACTCTACCGAAACCGCCGCCCTGGATGGAAATAATTTAGCCCACGTGTACTGCTCGGCTTGTCATCAGTTTCCGGAACCGGCTTTGCTCCCTAAAGTTACCTGGGAAAAAAGCGTATTACCCGTTATGGGTCTTCGTCTCGGTATTGGAAGCGATTTAAGTATGTACACGCGTCTGGCCCCTCAAGAAATAATGGCTCTTCTAAAAGCTGAGATTTATCCCAGTAAACCTTTAATCGCTAAAAAAGATTGGATCAAAATAAAAGCCTACTATCAAAATCAAGCCCCAGAAAAGCTGGCGCCACCAAAATTACTTTCCCTGGATTCCTTAACGCTTTTTCAAGTAAGTGCATTACCCATAAACAAAGGGCGAAATGCCTTAACTTCTCTTTTAAAATACGAACCAAAAACCAAAGAATTACTCGTTGGGGACCGGCGGAATAAGCTATTTAGAATCAATGCCCAATTACAACCCACTGATTCATTACAATTAGATACTCCTCCGGTAGCCGCTATCAGTACTATAAATAAAGAACATTATCAAATACTTACGGTAGGTTCGCTTACTCCCTCTGATGCACCTTATGGCCGCCTTTATTCCTGGAATACAAAAGATAAAACTGCTGCTAGTGCGCAGCCCCAATTAACCGATTTGCAGCGCCCGGTGCAATTGGTCAGTAGTGATCTTAACCAGGATAATCGTCCCGATTTAGTTGTTTGCCAATACGGAAATCAAATAGGTAAATTAAGCTGGTACGAAGAGAATAAGGATGGTACCTATCGGGAGCATATTTTAAAAAAAGTACCGGGTAGCCGGCAAGTAATCATTCAGGATATTAACCACGATAATCTGCCGGATGTTATAGCTTTATTTGCCCAAGCCACCGAAAGTGTAATTGTATTTTATAATAAGGGAGAAGGCCGGTTTGAAGAAGAAACGTTATTGCAAATGCCGCCGGTTTATGGATCTAGTTACTTTACGTTAACAGATTTTAATAAAGATAGCGCGCCGGATATTTTACTGGCAAACGGCGATAATGGCGATTATTCTTCTTTGCTGAAGCCTTATCACGGAATCCGGGTGTATTTAAATAATAAGAAAAATAGCTTTCAGGAAACTGTTTTTTTGCCTTTGCCGGGAGCTACGCAAGCGGTAGCGCGCGATTTTGACCAGGACGGTGATGTAGACATAGCTGCCATTGCCTACTTTGCTGATTTTGAAAAACAACCGGCGGCCGGCTTTGTGTATTACGAAAACCAAGGGAATAATACCTTTCACAGCAAAACTTTTCCGGAATCTACCCAGGGCCGTTGGCTTACCATGTCTACCGGCGACTTAGATCAGGATGGCGATGAGGACATTATGCTGGGTTCTTTTATTTTTGCCACTACCCCAGTACCGACTACTTTACAGGAAAAATGGATTAAAAATGGTCCTAGTGTTTTGGTCTTAAAAAATAAGCTACAACCAAAAGTTGAATAA
- a CDS encoding vanadium-dependent haloperoxidase: MKLITRFLFILILANISACQPKPNPAGLDAFTRFQLIDWNKHLSHIIITDIFSPPVASRIYAYTNIAAYEALVPGYPACQSLAGQLNGLENVPAPEKGKEYYYPVASAEAFATVMKKLTLVPANTEKFETEYLEKIKKTGIKKEVLENSLAYGKKVGEHVIAWALKDNYLESRAMQRHMLSEKINEWQPTPPDYMQAVEPHWNTIRPFVMDSAAQCKPRNPTPFDTLPNSKFYKEAKEIYMLGENSDAEKQLIAKFWDDNPNVSYTKGHITYFKQKLTPGGHWITITSNVCKAKNINPMEQAEAFVFVTTSLADGFISCWDAKYKHVHIRPETYIEKYIDPEWDPLLQTPPFPEFPSGHSVISAAAATALTNLFGDNFAFTDSTQLAIGLPVRKFNSFYDASREAGMSRMYGGIHFRPANEYGAEEGKEVGNFVYQKLKTRRNGQLAKLP, translated from the coding sequence ATGAAATTAATTACCCGCTTTCTCTTTATTTTAATTCTGGCTAATATTTCTGCTTGCCAGCCCAAACCAAATCCAGCCGGTCTCGATGCTTTTACCCGGTTTCAGTTGATTGATTGGAACAAGCATCTCAGTCACATTATTATTACGGATATTTTTTCGCCGCCCGTAGCCAGCCGTATTTATGCTTATACCAACATTGCGGCATACGAAGCGTTAGTACCTGGCTATCCGGCTTGCCAGTCGTTGGCAGGGCAATTAAATGGCCTGGAAAATGTACCCGCACCCGAGAAAGGCAAAGAATATTACTATCCGGTAGCGAGCGCTGAGGCATTTGCAACCGTTATGAAAAAATTAACGTTGGTACCTGCTAATACCGAAAAATTTGAAACCGAATACCTGGAAAAAATTAAAAAAACCGGGATTAAAAAGGAAGTTTTAGAAAACTCCTTAGCTTACGGCAAAAAAGTGGGTGAGCACGTGATCGCCTGGGCTTTAAAAGATAATTACCTGGAATCAAGGGCCATGCAGCGCCACATGTTGTCGGAGAAGATAAATGAGTGGCAGCCTACCCCACCCGATTACATGCAAGCCGTTGAGCCCCATTGGAATACCATCCGACCTTTTGTAATGGATTCGGCGGCACAATGTAAACCGCGTAACCCAACTCCATTCGACACTTTGCCTAACTCTAAATTTTATAAAGAGGCTAAAGAAATTTACATGTTGGGTGAGAACTCCGACGCAGAAAAACAATTAATTGCCAAATTCTGGGACGACAACCCGAATGTTTCTTACACGAAAGGCCATATTACTTATTTTAAACAAAAACTAACGCCGGGTGGCCATTGGATTACCATAACTTCTAATGTGTGTAAAGCTAAAAATATAAATCCTATGGAGCAGGCCGAAGCCTTTGTTTTTGTAACAACTTCGTTAGCCGACGGATTTATCAGCTGTTGGGATGCCAAGTACAAACACGTACATATTCGCCCGGAAACTTACATTGAAAAATACATTGATCCGGAATGGGACCCCTTGTTGCAAACACCCCCTTTTCCGGAGTTTCCGAGTGGGCACAGCGTTATTTCGGCAGCTGCCGCTACTGCGCTTACCAATTTATTCGGCGATAATTTTGCTTTTACGGATTCTACGCAGTTAGCGATTGGTTTACCCGTCCGGAAGTTCAACTCTTTCTACGATGCATCCAGGGAGGCGGGCATGAGCCGGATGTACGGCGGTATTCACTTTAGACCCGCCAATGAGTATGGGGCTGAGGAAGGTAAAGAAGTAGGTAACTTCGTTTATCAGAAGTTAAAAACCCGCCGGAATGGCCAATTAGCGAAGCTGCCCTAA
- a CDS encoding RNA polymerase sigma factor, which translates to MALILPLYTLQEAILQPHAALSEPELWENLRQGNEAALAYMHRSYYKSLFRYGLRLSQDAALSEDCIQDLFVTLWASRERINAVQSIKLYLFTSYRRLILQRKKTEQKAFTRFFYQPDVVFSSEEIVVRSEIDQETTKNLLILLNSLPKRQKEALYLRYYEDLSFTEVAQLMDVSYQSVLNHIQRALNNIRQHPNLAALLGRASFKLSS; encoded by the coding sequence ATGGCACTTATTTTACCCTTATATACTTTACAAGAAGCCATACTTCAGCCCCATGCGGCTTTGTCGGAACCAGAATTATGGGAAAATTTACGCCAGGGTAACGAAGCAGCTTTGGCGTACATGCACCGTAGTTATTACAAGAGCTTATTCCGGTATGGCCTTAGATTAAGCCAGGATGCGGCTTTAAGTGAGGATTGCATTCAGGATTTATTTGTTACGCTGTGGGCGTCGCGGGAGCGGATTAATGCGGTGCAATCTATTAAGCTTTATCTTTTTACATCGTACCGCCGGTTAATTTTACAGCGTAAAAAAACGGAGCAAAAAGCATTTACCCGTTTTTTTTACCAACCCGACGTTGTTTTTTCTTCGGAAGAAATAGTAGTACGGTCCGAGATAGATCAGGAAACTACTAAGAATTTACTAATTTTATTAAACAGTTTGCCCAAGCGGCAAAAAGAGGCTTTGTACCTGCGGTATTACGAAGATTTAAGTTTTACCGAGGTAGCTCAGTTAATGGATGTTAGTTATCAATCGGTGCTTAACCATATTCAACGGGCTTTAAATAATATCCGGCAACACCCTAATTTGGCCGCTTTACTGGGTCGGGCTTCTTTTAAATTAAGTTCTTAA
- a CDS encoding FecR family protein: MKLPDYTLQDFLQDASFPHWVYKTDAAAEQKWNAFLAAYPEKKALAHQAALLLTGISVNPAPVPDSQMQDSWNRVKHQLAFADNTRPLTTSEPSKLKRIYWPNWAAALVLFCLSSILVYYLANEQKQQIYHTQFGETATIILPDSSTVVLNGNTTLRYTAGTKFNQNREVWLEGEAFFSVIRKPGPRKVHFWVHTPEVNVQVLGTRFNVTNRRRKTRVVLNSGKVNLSTETLAKHPVTETLKPGEMAELLPAQQKFKKSTVNPEIYSAWTHKQLIFQATPLAEIVTLLEENYGYNVQVTDPKILTRKITGEIFIDDVNTLLVALATSFNLKIEKQSQQTLRITSPM, from the coding sequence ATGAAATTGCCAGACTATACGCTTCAAGATTTTTTACAGGATGCATCCTTTCCGCACTGGGTGTATAAAACTGATGCAGCAGCTGAGCAAAAGTGGAATGCTTTTTTGGCTGCATATCCCGAAAAAAAGGCTCTGGCTCACCAAGCGGCATTGCTGCTCACCGGTATTTCGGTTAATCCTGCGCCCGTGCCAGATAGCCAAATGCAGGACAGTTGGAATCGCGTAAAGCACCAACTGGCTTTTGCCGATAATACGCGCCCGCTAACCACCTCGGAGCCAAGCAAGCTGAAACGTATATATTGGCCAAATTGGGCAGCCGCACTCGTACTTTTTTGCCTGAGCAGTATTTTGGTTTATTATCTGGCTAATGAGCAAAAGCAGCAGATATACCATACTCAATTTGGCGAAACTGCTACTATTATTTTACCTGATTCCTCTACGGTAGTGCTTAACGGCAATACCACTTTGCGTTATACCGCTGGTACCAAATTTAATCAAAACCGCGAAGTGTGGCTCGAAGGAGAAGCGTTTTTTAGTGTAATCCGGAAACCTGGCCCGCGTAAGGTGCATTTTTGGGTGCATACTCCGGAGGTAAACGTGCAGGTACTGGGTACCCGCTTTAATGTAACTAATCGGCGCCGGAAAACCCGGGTGGTACTAAACTCGGGTAAAGTTAATTTATCAACCGAAACCCTGGCGAAACACCCGGTAACGGAAACATTAAAACCCGGCGAAATGGCGGAGTTATTACCAGCACAGCAAAAATTTAAAAAAAGTACGGTAAATCCGGAAATTTATTCTGCCTGGACGCATAAGCAGCTTATTTTTCAGGCTACTCCCCTGGCCGAGATTGTAACCCTGCTCGAAGAAAACTATGGTTATAACGTACAGGTAACCGATCCGAAGATTTTAACCCGGAAAATTACCGGCGAAATTTTTATTGACGATGTAAATACTTTACTAGTGGCTTTAGCCACGTCGTTTAATTTAAAAATTGAAAAACAAAGCCAGCAAACCTTACGCATTACTTCGCCTATGTAA
- a CDS encoding SusC/RagA family TonB-linked outer membrane protein translates to MITKKKKVLLRNAFLLACLATMPEVYAQDLLLANNQQSKTQATHTASKKVLLAQVLQDLQHQYHVSFLYETQNLEGKLVAAYLTPTGKIEQDLDKLLANVNLRFAKINERTFAILPDTKTAEISLPSAFRPLTSPNETAEQGSGLAWLASSRPEILPNYVATKAPEWQITGKVTGANGEGLPGVTVLLKGTTTGSTSGPDGTYTLNIPEQAGTLVFSFIGYTTKELPVSGSGPVNVTLSEDTQALEEVVVVGYGTQKKEAVTGAITSVGAKQIAEIPVPNVQQAMQGRAAGVMVINQGSPGTAPNVRIRGIGSISFGTEPLYVVDGVPTGGLNNIDPKDIQSVDVLKDAAATAVYGSRAANGVVIITTKNGGRDGKFRVNLDSNVGVQNAYKMYDLLNTEQYVQYGTTLTRNNSATAGLPPRFDQLGQTIPGTNQTYGQTNTNWMEELFQPGLLTQHNLSLSGGTEKSQFYTSAGYYKQEGTMIGLGFDRYNARINSTHKISNFVTVGQTLTAGYNQQDYDNSAQRSRIVNAIRMVPYLPVTNPLVNSGYREIDGADSNDPDNPVRLSLLNTAERRNTNIIGNINVELRFTNWLRFKTIGGVDYFNNLDFQRQPQFSSGSKSNASLILQNNRNTGRTLLTTNQLTFDKTFGDHYVNAIAVYERQGNKSLQENITGNQPNNTFETLYNATQQVTNFQRFETLLISYLTRLNYEYKAKYLVSASFRRDGFSVFAPGNKWGNFPGASVGWRVTEEPFMKGLTTLSELKLRASYGSVGFNNIGAYPWQANALVNNANYQFGGTSPVNSSYYNGISNTQLGWEITRMVNYGVDFGFLNNRVTFSAEYFDRTTTDDNRLILQVPTAPSFGFTGATVAQNVGKMKNSGVEFQLGYNESDKAFKWSVNANASVIKNKVVEMSPALPFLDAGANQDFGNTDFTRTAPGEPIQSFYGWVIDGIYQSQDEVNADNVKPTTDARATAQVLNPNITADQLNGIKGYRQNERTSAGDFKYRDLNGDGKIDNNDRTFLGSPWPTFQYGLNASANYRNFDLSLFLQGVIGNKIYNATRVQLEGGQRLFNAGTAVLNAWTPTNTNTDVPRMIASDPNGNNRTSGRFLEDGSYARLKNISLGYTIPQAALSSFSNGKIGGIRIYVQATNLFTITDYSGLDPEVGALQGQGATLLTNGVDFGQYPQPRSFVGGLQITL, encoded by the coding sequence ATGATTACTAAAAAGAAAAAAGTGCTGCTTCGAAATGCCTTCCTATTGGCGTGTCTGGCTACTATGCCAGAGGTTTACGCGCAAGATTTACTTTTAGCGAACAACCAGCAAAGTAAAACCCAGGCTACGCATACTGCTAGTAAAAAAGTATTGCTGGCCCAGGTTCTCCAGGATTTACAGCATCAATACCATGTTTCCTTCTTGTACGAAACACAAAATTTAGAAGGAAAACTGGTAGCTGCCTATTTAACGCCAACGGGCAAAATAGAACAAGATTTAGATAAACTACTTGCTAACGTTAATTTACGTTTTGCTAAAATTAACGAACGCACTTTCGCTATACTTCCCGATACCAAAACTGCCGAAATAAGCTTACCTAGTGCTTTCCGGCCGCTCACATCCCCAAACGAAACGGCAGAACAAGGCTCTGGTCTTGCGTGGTTAGCCAGCAGTCGTCCCGAAATATTACCCAATTACGTAGCAACTAAGGCCCCGGAATGGCAAATTACCGGCAAAGTAACCGGTGCTAACGGCGAAGGTTTACCTGGGGTAACCGTATTGCTCAAGGGAACTACCACCGGTTCTACTTCTGGTCCCGATGGCACCTATACGTTAAACATTCCTGAACAAGCTGGTACTTTAGTTTTTTCTTTTATTGGCTATACTACGAAAGAATTACCGGTTAGCGGATCGGGTCCAGTAAATGTTACCCTGAGCGAAGATACCCAAGCCTTAGAAGAAGTGGTTGTAGTGGGTTATGGTACGCAAAAGAAAGAAGCCGTTACTGGAGCTATCACCTCCGTGGGAGCCAAGCAAATTGCTGAGATTCCCGTGCCTAACGTGCAGCAAGCCATGCAGGGCAGAGCGGCTGGGGTAATGGTTATCAATCAAGGTTCGCCGGGTACGGCTCCTAACGTGCGGATCAGAGGTATTGGTTCTATTTCTTTTGGTACCGAGCCTTTATACGTAGTAGATGGAGTGCCTACCGGAGGTCTGAATAACATTGACCCGAAAGATATTCAATCGGTGGATGTTTTGAAAGATGCGGCGGCCACGGCTGTTTATGGTTCCCGGGCGGCGAATGGGGTAGTTATCATTACCACCAAAAACGGTGGCCGCGATGGTAAGTTCCGCGTGAACTTAGATTCTAATGTAGGTGTTCAAAACGCCTATAAAATGTACGACTTGTTAAATACTGAACAATACGTACAATATGGTACTACTTTAACCCGAAATAACAGCGCTACAGCGGGATTGCCTCCCCGGTTCGATCAGTTAGGTCAAACTATTCCGGGCACAAATCAAACCTACGGTCAAACCAACACTAACTGGATGGAAGAGCTTTTTCAGCCAGGATTATTAACGCAGCATAATTTGTCCTTGTCTGGTGGTACCGAGAAGTCTCAATTTTATACCAGTGCCGGTTACTACAAACAAGAAGGCACCATGATCGGATTAGGTTTTGATCGATATAATGCCCGCATTAACTCTACCCATAAAATCAGTAATTTTGTTACGGTTGGTCAAACTTTGACCGCAGGTTACAATCAACAAGATTACGACAACTCGGCGCAAAGAAGCCGCATTGTAAATGCCATCCGGATGGTACCTTATTTACCAGTTACCAATCCCTTGGTAAACAGTGGTTACCGGGAAATTGATGGAGCCGATTCCAATGACCCAGATAACCCGGTTCGTTTATCGTTATTGAATACCGCTGAACGACGGAATACCAATATCATCGGTAATATCAACGTGGAATTAAGATTTACCAATTGGTTACGCTTTAAAACAATTGGCGGGGTAGATTACTTTAATAATTTAGATTTTCAACGTCAACCTCAATTTTCAAGCGGGTCTAAATCAAACGCTAGCTTAATTCTACAAAACAACCGGAATACCGGACGTACTTTGTTGACTACTAATCAGTTAACGTTTGATAAAACCTTTGGCGATCATTATGTAAATGCCATTGCGGTATATGAGCGCCAGGGTAATAAGTCGTTGCAGGAAAATATTACCGGTAACCAACCAAACAATACGTTCGAAACGCTTTATAACGCTACCCAGCAGGTTACCAATTTTCAACGGTTTGAGACTTTGCTTATTTCTTATTTAACGCGTTTAAACTACGAGTATAAAGCAAAATACTTAGTTAGTGCTTCTTTCCGGCGCGATGGATTTTCGGTATTTGCTCCGGGTAATAAATGGGGTAACTTTCCGGGTGCATCCGTTGGCTGGCGCGTAACTGAAGAACCTTTTATGAAAGGTCTGACGACTTTATCGGAATTAAAATTACGGGCTAGTTATGGCAGCGTTGGTTTTAATAATATTGGAGCTTATCCATGGCAAGCGAATGCGTTGGTGAATAATGCCAACTATCAGTTTGGGGGCACATCGCCGGTTAATAGTTCTTACTACAACGGTATATCCAACACGCAATTAGGATGGGAAATTACTAGAATGGTTAACTACGGAGTTGATTTTGGCTTCCTGAATAACCGAGTAACTTTCTCCGCTGAATATTTCGACAGAACTACCACCGATGATAACCGTTTGATTCTGCAGGTGCCTACTGCTCCAAGTTTTGGTTTTACTGGTGCTACTGTGGCCCAAAACGTGGGTAAAATGAAAAACTCGGGTGTAGAGTTTCAGTTAGGTTATAACGAAAGCGATAAAGCCTTTAAGTGGAGTGTAAACGCCAATGCCAGCGTTATTAAAAACAAAGTAGTGGAAATGAGCCCGGCTCTTCCATTCTTGGATGCGGGCGCGAACCAGGATTTTGGTAATACCGATTTTACCCGTACTGCACCTGGTGAGCCAATACAGTCTTTCTACGGCTGGGTAATCGATGGTATCTACCAAAGCCAGGATGAAGTAAACGCCGATAACGTAAAACCTACGACTGATGCCCGAGCTACCGCTCAGGTCTTAAATCCAAATATTACCGCAGATCAACTAAATGGTATAAAGGGCTATCGTCAAAATGAAAGAACCTCAGCTGGTGATTTTAAATACAGAGATTTAAACGGTGATGGTAAAATTGACAATAACGACCGGACATTCCTGGGTAGTCCATGGCCAACTTTCCAGTATGGTTTAAATGCCTCGGCTAATTACCGGAACTTCGATTTAAGTTTATTCTTACAAGGAGTAATCGGCAATAAAATTTATAATGCTACCCGTGTACAATTAGAAGGAGGTCAGCGTTTATTTAATGCTGGTACAGCTGTACTAAATGCCTGGACGCCAACTAACACCAATACCGATGTTCCCAGAATGATTGCTTCGGACCCCAATGGAAATAACCGAACTTCTGGCCGGTTCTTAGAGGATGGTTCTTATGCCCGGTTAAAGAACATCAGCTTGGGTTACACCATTCCGCAAGCAGCCCTTAGTTCTTTTTCAAATGGTAAAATTGGCGGCATCCGGATTTATGTACAGGCAACGAATTTATTTACCATCACCGATTACTCCGGATTAGATCCGGAAGTAGGAGCCTTGCAGGGTCAGGGAGCTACCTTGTTAACCAACGGAGTTGACTTTGGACAGTATCCACAGCCTCGGTCTTTTGTAGGCGGATTACAGATTACCCTTTAA
- a CDS encoding RagB/SusD family nutrient uptake outer membrane protein: protein MRRIYVSACLLGALLLTNCQDDLEKTNPNQLVVENYFKNATELQGAVNSIYSAMRGTNLMSREWFFTHDMRSPDYTSGGPALEAPRGQILTGGTTPDNPVITASFTGLYAMVHRANTVIANAPKASETASDADKATIQALVAEARFLRGWAYFELVNFWGEVPIYTEPVAAVDAFKPKSPIADVYAVVIEDLKAAQAGLPAKQTGDNRGRASGDAATAFLGKAYLQQLDYANARIELLKLYGKYTLTPVYNDNFREENEFNSESIWEQVNVANASNGFNWNGDASGLGAALGTVRSQEINPLSWRNMIPSDKLLNEYETPANTPGLAKVDPRMNFTVYFPDIAPTVTGLPVTPDTFKDKTGADVPMTEAAQGNANKSNINGKQVKVSWEKYAAIYKTNADPTFVVSGINLRVLRYAEVLLMLAEVEANAGDLSKAVSYLNELRARPDVQMPPYPTAKYSVNSKEEVMRAVIHESAVERGGEEGRDFDTLRWIRAKYISTTPSPFENYTFNEATHMYLPLPQNEVSRNPNL, encoded by the coding sequence ATGAGAAGAATATATGTATCAGCATGTTTGTTAGGAGCGCTACTCCTAACAAACTGCCAAGATGATTTAGAAAAAACGAATCCTAACCAACTCGTCGTAGAAAATTATTTTAAAAATGCGACCGAGTTGCAGGGAGCTGTGAACAGTATTTACTCCGCCATGCGGGGTACCAACTTAATGAGCCGGGAGTGGTTCTTTACCCACGACATGCGTAGCCCGGATTATACTTCAGGTGGTCCAGCCTTGGAAGCACCGCGTGGTCAGATTTTAACGGGTGGTACTACTCCGGATAATCCAGTAATCACAGCTTCTTTTACGGGTTTATACGCGATGGTGCACCGGGCAAATACCGTAATTGCTAACGCTCCTAAAGCTTCAGAAACAGCCTCTGATGCGGACAAAGCAACCATTCAAGCATTGGTAGCCGAGGCCCGGTTTTTAAGAGGGTGGGCTTATTTTGAATTGGTTAATTTCTGGGGAGAAGTGCCTATTTACACCGAACCCGTAGCCGCCGTTGATGCATTTAAGCCCAAATCGCCAATTGCGGATGTGTATGCCGTAGTTATTGAAGATTTAAAAGCAGCTCAGGCGGGCTTACCAGCTAAACAAACCGGTGATAACCGGGGACGGGCCAGCGGCGATGCGGCTACGGCTTTTTTAGGTAAAGCTTATTTACAGCAGCTAGACTATGCTAACGCCCGCATAGAACTTTTAAAGCTTTACGGCAAGTATACCTTAACGCCGGTGTACAACGATAATTTCCGAGAAGAAAATGAGTTTAACTCCGAATCTATCTGGGAACAAGTAAATGTGGCCAATGCCAGCAACGGTTTCAACTGGAACGGGGATGCCTCCGGGTTAGGAGCGGCACTTGGTACCGTTCGTAGCCAGGAAATTAACCCATTATCCTGGCGGAATATGATTCCTTCGGATAAGTTACTGAACGAATACGAAACGCCGGCAAACACTCCTGGTTTAGCCAAGGTAGATCCCCGCATGAATTTTACGGTTTACTTCCCTGATATAGCTCCAACGGTAACTGGCTTGCCCGTTACACCCGATACTTTTAAAGATAAAACCGGTGCCGATGTGCCCATGACCGAAGCAGCCCAGGGTAATGCTAATAAATCGAACATTAATGGCAAGCAGGTAAAAGTAAGCTGGGAAAAATACGCGGCTATCTATAAAACCAACGCTGACCCAACTTTTGTGGTTTCGGGTATTAACTTACGGGTTTTGCGGTATGCGGAAGTCTTATTAATGCTCGCTGAAGTAGAAGCGAATGCCGGTGATCTAAGCAAGGCTGTGAGCTATCTAAACGAACTGCGGGCTCGTCCGGATGTGCAAATGCCTCCATACCCAACCGCCAAATACTCGGTAAACTCCAAAGAAGAAGTGATGCGGGCGGTTATTCACGAAAGTGCCGTTGAAAGAGGCGGCGAAGAAGGACGTGATTTTGATACCTTACGTTGGATCAGAGCCAAGTATATTTCAACCACGCCTTCGCCATTCGAAAACTACACATTCAACGAAGCTACCCACATGTATTTACCTTTACCGCAAAACGAAGTAAGTCGCAATCCTAACTTATAA